A section of the Ignavibacteriales bacterium genome encodes:
- a CDS encoding DMT family transporter: protein MRKFLLIMFLTFSAAFTPIAARYAVQQVTPFFLAYSRFGVATLLLLIVFFIKKKNFKIDKKDWKLFLLLGALVIPINQFFFLYGIKLSSASHSGVFYACTPLFVFTTSILIKSDKFSAKKLFAISLTIIGILVIFWENIFVTGKNTSLLGDVLLFFAVYSWSLYLVFSKSMVEKYGTLKTSTMAFIIGMIMFTPIFLFDAHNASLDKVNALGMLAFFHLSVIVAFGGYFMYTYSTKIINTSTLTTLTNTSPIITIIFSWLLLGEELSSYFIAGAVITLIGVFIAQRTTNKMEKAALVGTKPGI from the coding sequence ATGAGAAAATTCCTTTTAATTATGTTCTTAACATTTTCGGCTGCATTTACGCCGATAGCTGCAAGATATGCCGTACAGCAGGTTACTCCTTTTTTTCTTGCTTACAGTAGGTTTGGTGTAGCAACACTATTACTGCTGATAGTTTTCTTCATTAAGAAAAAGAATTTCAAAATCGATAAGAAGGATTGGAAATTGTTTTTACTGCTTGGAGCGCTGGTGATTCCTATAAATCAATTTTTCTTTCTCTACGGAATTAAGCTATCGTCGGCTTCCCATTCCGGAGTCTTTTATGCATGTACACCGCTTTTTGTGTTCACAACATCCATCTTAATAAAATCTGATAAATTCTCTGCAAAAAAACTTTTTGCAATCTCACTTACGATTATAGGAATACTTGTCATATTCTGGGAAAATATATTTGTTACCGGAAAGAATACTTCCCTGCTTGGAGACGTATTACTTTTCTTTGCTGTGTACAGCTGGTCACTGTACCTCGTATTCAGTAAAAGCATGGTAGAGAAATATGGAACACTTAAGACCTCCACCATGGCATTCATCATTGGAATGATAATGTTTACGCCCATCTTTCTCTTCGATGCGCATAATGCATCTTTAGATAAGGTAAACGCGCTTGGTATGCTTGCATTCTTTCACCTGTCAGTTATAGTTGCATTCGGAGGTTACTTTATGTACACATATTCGACGAAAATAATCAACACAAGTACATTAACAACGCTTACCAATACCTCCCCTATCATCACGATCATATTTTCGTGGTTGTTATTAGGTGAGGAATTGTCGTCATACTTTATTGCCGGGGCTGTTATTACACTTATTGGTGTTTTTATTGCCCAGAGAACAACAAACAAAATGGAAAAGGCTGCTCTAGTTGGAACAAAGCCAGGAATATAG
- a CDS encoding metal-dependent transcriptional regulator: MNISLEDYLKNIYVLRGSDGKVSTTALAEKMHVSPAAISEMVSKLSKSGYIKNTPYKGFELAPKGNSIALNLIRKHRLWEVFLVKYLDYPWDKVHEEAEKLEHSSSDELISKLEKFLGYPEFDPHGHPIPDKNGNIAKLKHIPISEADQGDVVVLTSVSDEDPDVLVYLSKIGIKLGDKLEILEKIDFDNSIQVMHKSERKFLSEKLANCLKIKKYERD; the protein is encoded by the coding sequence ATGAATATATCATTAGAAGATTATTTAAAGAATATCTATGTACTGCGAGGGAGTGACGGAAAAGTATCCACAACAGCTCTTGCGGAAAAAATGCATGTTTCTCCTGCAGCAATAAGCGAAATGGTTTCGAAATTATCGAAAAGCGGGTATATCAAAAATACTCCATACAAGGGATTTGAGCTTGCTCCAAAGGGGAATTCAATCGCATTAAATCTTATAAGGAAGCACAGATTATGGGAAGTATTTTTGGTAAAATATCTTGATTATCCCTGGGATAAGGTTCATGAGGAAGCAGAGAAATTGGAACACTCGTCATCGGACGAATTGATCAGCAAGCTCGAGAAATTCCTGGGTTACCCGGAATTCGACCCACACGGACATCCTATCCCGGATAAAAATGGCAATATTGCAAAGCTAAAACATATCCCTATATCCGAAGCCGATCAAGGTGATGTTGTTGTATTGACAAGTGTATCCGATGAAGACCCGGATGTACTCGTGTATCTTTCAAAGATCGGAATAAAGCTTGGTGATAAACTTGAAATATTAGAAAAGATCGATTTTGATAATTCGATACAGGTTATGCATAAGTCTGAGAGAAAGTTTTTAAGTGAAAAATTAGCAAACTGTTTAAAGATCAAAAAATATGAGCGAGATTAA
- a CDS encoding HD domain-containing protein encodes MILDKPTVDIDVMVIGDGVEFAGKVAAELNDELSAVYKKFGTALLEHNEYKIEFASARKESYNRDSRKPDVEFSGLEDDLARRDFTINALAVSLNSNTLDQLTDIFGGVDDIENKIIRTPLAPEKTFDDDPLRIMRAIRFASVLDFSIETGTYDAIVKMKDRLKEDSVVSQERITDEFLKILMSPKPSIGLDLLFKTGVMEIIFPEMSNLAGVDQRKDYHHKDVFYHTLQVVDNISQKTDNVWLRFAALVHDIAKPPTKKFVEGTGWTFHGHEELGARMMKKIFKKLRLPMSKLPYVEKLVRMHLRPIPLAKDEVTDSAIRRLAADAGEELEDLLTLCRADITSKDTSKISRFMSNYDIVEQKIRDVQEKDQLRNFQSPVRGEEIMEICNLEPSRKVGVIKKRIEEAILDGEIPNEYEAAKEYLYKIKDEILK; translated from the coding sequence ATGATCCTTGATAAACCTACCGTCGATATCGATGTAATGGTGATCGGTGACGGTGTCGAATTTGCCGGCAAGGTTGCCGCAGAATTAAATGATGAACTCAGCGCTGTTTACAAAAAATTCGGTACCGCCCTCCTGGAGCATAACGAATACAAGATAGAGTTCGCTTCTGCCCGAAAAGAAAGCTATAACAGGGATTCACGAAAACCCGACGTAGAATTCTCCGGCTTAGAAGATGATCTGGCGCGCCGTGATTTTACCATCAATGCCCTTGCTGTTTCGTTAAACTCGAACACACTTGATCAACTTACAGATATTTTTGGCGGCGTAGATGACATTGAGAACAAGATCATCCGCACTCCCCTCGCCCCCGAGAAGACTTTCGATGACGACCCGCTCCGTATAATGCGTGCTATAAGATTTGCATCTGTGCTCGACTTCTCTATCGAAACCGGTACATACGACGCGATAGTAAAAATGAAAGACCGCCTCAAAGAAGACTCAGTCGTATCACAGGAGCGGATAACCGATGAATTCCTTAAAATACTTATGAGTCCTAAACCATCTATTGGTCTGGATCTCCTTTTTAAAACCGGTGTAATGGAAATCATCTTTCCCGAAATGTCGAATCTTGCCGGAGTGGACCAGCGCAAGGATTATCATCACAAAGATGTCTTCTACCATACTCTACAGGTAGTTGATAATATCTCTCAAAAAACCGATAATGTATGGCTTCGTTTCGCCGCTCTTGTTCATGACATCGCTAAGCCTCCTACAAAAAAGTTCGTTGAAGGAACAGGGTGGACGTTCCACGGACATGAAGAACTCGGTGCTCGTATGATGAAAAAGATATTCAAAAAACTTCGCTTGCCGATGAGTAAACTCCCCTATGTAGAGAAACTCGTCCGTATGCACCTGCGTCCTATCCCGCTAGCAAAAGATGAAGTAACTGACTCCGCAATTAGGCGCCTCGCTGCTGACGCCGGGGAGGAACTAGAGGACCTTCTCACCCTTTGCCGCGCAGACATCACCTCAAAGGATACATCAAAGATATCCCGCTTCATGAGTAATTATGACATCGTCGAACAAAAGATCAGGGATGTACAGGAGAAAGACCAGCTCCGTAACTTCCAATCCCCCGTTCGTGGTGAAGAAATTATGGAAATTTGTAATCTCGAACCCTCACGTAAAGTTGGTGTAATTAAAAAACGTATTGAAGAAGCAATTCTCGACGGTGAAATTCCGAACGAATATGAGGCCGCTAAAGAATATCTTTACAAGATTAAAGATGAAATCCTGAAGTAA
- a CDS encoding class I fructose-bisphosphate aldolase: MFDKIKEILGKDNESLLAHECTTIPKEMLHLPGGDFIDRVWVGSDRTPNVLRNLQTIYDHGRLAGTGYLSILPVDQGIEHSAGASFAPNPIYFDPENIVKLAIEGGCNAVASTLGVLGSVARKYAYKIPFIVKVNHNEFLTYPNKYDQIMFANVQQAFDMGAVAIGATIYFGSEESSRQIQEVSQAFAYAHELGLATILWCYLRNSAFKADKDYHVSADLTGQANHLGVTIEADIIKQKLPENNGGYNALKFGKTSKLVYEKLTTDNPIDLTRYQVANCYMGRAGLINSGGASTGKSDSDLQQAVTTAVINKRAGGMGLISGRKAFQKPMEDGISLLNAIQDVYLTKEVTIA; the protein is encoded by the coding sequence ATGTTCGATAAAATCAAAGAAATTCTGGGCAAAGACAATGAGAGTCTTCTCGCCCATGAATGCACTACGATACCGAAAGAAATGCTTCACCTACCCGGTGGTGACTTCATTGATAGAGTTTGGGTTGGGTCTGATAGGACACCAAATGTACTAAGAAATCTACAAACCATTTACGATCATGGCAGGCTCGCCGGAACAGGTTATCTTTCTATTCTTCCCGTCGATCAGGGAATAGAACATTCAGCCGGTGCGTCATTTGCTCCAAATCCGATATACTTTGATCCGGAAAACATAGTAAAACTTGCGATCGAAGGCGGGTGTAATGCTGTTGCATCAACACTTGGAGTTCTGGGGTCGGTAGCCAGAAAATACGCTTATAAGATTCCTTTCATAGTTAAGGTTAACCATAATGAATTCCTTACTTATCCCAATAAATATGACCAGATAATGTTTGCTAACGTACAGCAGGCATTTGATATGGGCGCAGTCGCTATCGGAGCAACTATTTACTTTGGTTCCGAAGAATCATCACGGCAGATACAGGAGGTTTCCCAGGCATTTGCTTATGCGCATGAACTCGGACTGGCAACTATACTCTGGTGCTACCTGAGAAACTCTGCCTTTAAAGCTGATAAAGATTACCATGTTTCTGCTGACCTTACTGGACAGGCAAATCACCTTGGGGTTACGATCGAAGCTGATATTATCAAACAAAAGCTTCCCGAAAACAACGGCGGATACAACGCGCTGAAATTCGGTAAAACAAGCAAACTTGTGTATGAAAAACTTACTACAGATAACCCCATAGACTTAACACGCTACCAGGTAGCTAATTGCTATATGGGTAGAGCCGGGCTTATCAATTCAGGCGGTGCATCGACCGGAAAAAGTGATTCCGATCTTCAGCAGGCAGTTACGACAGCTGTGATCAATAAAAGAGCTGGGGGCATGGGTCTTATCTCAGGGCGCAAAGCTTTCCAGAAACCAATGGAAGATGGTATAAGCCTGCTAAATGCAATACAAGATGTTTACCTTACTAAAGAAGTCACAATAGCATAA
- a CDS encoding T9SS type A sorting domain-containing protein has protein sequence MKTFNTKFAGIILSIFVILLLVNPLHSQDWVQMMDKNNANIYEIKKSFDQWWGNRKVERGTGWKQFQRWYAYWEPICYPSGDLPSPKLLYDAVLQHKQNVRDDIDLGSNWISLGPTSWTTTSYNPGIGRVNCIAVDPVTPSIIYIGSPSGGMWKSTNSGANWYTMTDDLATLGVSSVAIDPTSTSTIYIGTGDGDASQTYSIGILKSTDGGNSFSPTGLVWSITDFRRVSKILINPTTTSTLVAATSNGIYRTTNSGVNWTQVETGAWYDIEFKPGDPSIVYAAKNRTSDARFYRSTDGGASFTEVTTGLPSPSSTCRYAIGVSPADGSYVYLLAGKSSDYSFNGIYRSTNSGTSFSTMSTTPNILGYAMDGSTGGGQAWYDLVIAVDPSDANIIYPGGINIWKSTNGGASLTISSHWIYPPTTAGYTHADIHYLDFYGSTLYSGSDGGIYNTTNGGSLWVNRSFGLQITQFYKIAGTPSGPYLMYGGTQDNGSNRFRIGQYTHVYGADGGEAAINYSDTSTVFVEYQNGGILRSTNSGLNFVDAVGGITETGAFVTPYEMSPTTPTTLYAGFDNVWKTTNSGTNWSKISTFAAGSKIFALSISESSPSTIYAGKGSTLYKTTNDGASWTNISSGLPSLSITYIDISNTDPNKAWITFSGYTAGEKVYMTTNGGTNWTNYSGSLPNAPANCIVYRNSSSDGVYVGTDVGVYYRNSTHADWLAFSTGLPNVGVRELEIHYGVQKLRAGTFGRGLWESQLDSTVGIDPINTNIPERFKLYQNYPNPFNPTTTIRYDIVNKARVKLAVYDVSGKLIRTLVNEVQATGERLIVWDGKDDNGQPVSSGIYIYELTAGDLKESKKMALIK, from the coding sequence ATGAAAACTTTCAATACAAAGTTTGCAGGCATTATTTTATCTATTTTTGTGATACTGTTGTTAGTCAATCCTTTGCATTCACAGGATTGGGTGCAAATGATGGACAAAAACAACGCTAATATCTACGAAATCAAAAAGAGCTTCGATCAATGGTGGGGAAACAGAAAAGTTGAAAGAGGCACAGGCTGGAAACAATTCCAGAGGTGGTATGCCTACTGGGAACCCATCTGTTACCCATCGGGTGACCTGCCTAGCCCAAAGCTTCTTTACGACGCGGTATTACAGCATAAACAGAACGTAAGGGACGATATTGACCTTGGAAGCAACTGGATTTCACTTGGACCTACATCATGGACTACGACAAGCTATAACCCGGGTATCGGTAGAGTAAATTGCATAGCGGTCGATCCTGTAACACCCAGCATAATATATATCGGTAGTCCGTCCGGCGGTATGTGGAAATCCACTAATAGCGGGGCTAATTGGTACACCATGACCGACGACCTTGCAACACTTGGCGTATCATCCGTTGCAATAGACCCAACAAGTACAAGTACCATCTACATTGGGACCGGCGACGGCGACGCAAGTCAGACATATAGCATTGGCATACTTAAATCGACCGATGGTGGTAACTCCTTTTCCCCAACCGGGCTTGTCTGGTCCATAACGGATTTCCGAAGAGTTAGTAAGATTCTCATTAATCCAACAACAACCAGCACACTTGTAGCCGCGACCAGCAACGGCATTTACAGAACCACAAACTCCGGCGTAAACTGGACACAGGTAGAAACAGGTGCATGGTATGATATCGAATTTAAACCGGGTGATCCCTCGATAGTATATGCCGCCAAGAACAGGACATCGGACGCACGGTTTTATAGATCGACCGATGGCGGAGCTAGCTTCACTGAAGTCACAACAGGACTCCCCTCCCCATCATCTACATGTAGATACGCTATAGGTGTATCCCCCGCTGATGGCTCTTATGTTTATCTGCTTGCGGGAAAATCTTCTGATTACAGCTTTAATGGTATCTACCGCTCTACAAATAGCGGTACGTCATTCAGCACAATGTCAACTACGCCGAATATACTGGGATATGCAATGGATGGCTCAACCGGAGGCGGTCAGGCATGGTATGACCTGGTTATTGCCGTCGACCCTTCGGATGCAAATATCATTTATCCCGGAGGAATTAATATATGGAAAAGCACAAACGGTGGTGCGTCACTTACTATCAGCTCCCACTGGATATATCCACCCACTACGGCAGGTTATACACACGCTGATATACATTATCTCGACTTTTACGGATCGACTTTATACAGTGGTAGTGATGGTGGCATTTACAATACAACAAACGGAGGCTCACTGTGGGTTAATAGATCATTCGGATTACAAATAACTCAGTTCTACAAAATTGCCGGCACGCCTTCCGGCCCTTACCTTATGTATGGAGGTACGCAGGATAACGGCAGCAATAGATTCAGGATAGGTCAATATACACATGTTTACGGCGCAGATGGAGGTGAAGCAGCTATCAATTATTCTGATACAAGCACAGTATTTGTAGAATATCAAAACGGCGGCATTCTTCGCTCTACAAATAGCGGACTTAATTTCGTCGATGCTGTAGGAGGGATAACCGAAACGGGTGCCTTCGTAACCCCTTATGAGATGTCGCCGACAACGCCTACTACCCTCTATGCAGGATTCGATAACGTCTGGAAAACAACTAATAGCGGTACAAACTGGTCTAAGATATCCACGTTTGCCGCAGGCTCAAAGATATTTGCGCTTTCTATATCCGAATCCAGCCCCTCTACGATTTACGCCGGCAAAGGATCGACCCTCTACAAAACAACCAATGACGGTGCTAGCTGGACTAATATTTCATCGGGGCTTCCGTCCCTCTCGATAACTTATATAGATATTTCAAATACTGACCCAAACAAAGCATGGATTACATTCTCAGGTTATACTGCCGGTGAAAAAGTTTATATGACCACCAATGGTGGAACTAATTGGACAAACTACTCCGGTTCGCTTCCAAATGCTCCGGCAAATTGCATCGTTTATAGAAATTCTTCTTCGGATGGCGTTTATGTTGGTACCGATGTCGGCGTTTATTACAGAAATAGCACTCATGCAGACTGGCTTGCATTCTCTACCGGACTGCCTAATGTCGGCGTAAGGGAGCTTGAGATACACTATGGCGTGCAGAAACTCCGTGCAGGTACATTCGGCAGAGGTCTCTGGGAATCACAGCTCGACTCTACCGTTGGCATTGACCCTATTAATACAAATATTCCGGAAAGGTTCAAACTTTACCAAAATTACCCTAATCCTTTCAACCCAACCACAACAATACGATATGATATAGTAAATAAAGCAAGAGTTAAGCTTGCGGTCTATGATGTTTCCGGAAAATTAATACGCACCCTTGTAAACGAAGTCCAGGCTACAGGTGAAAGACTGATCGTTTGGGATGGCAAAGATGATAATGGTCAGCCTGTCAGTTCCGGTATTTACATATACGAACTCACTGCCGGTGATCTGAAAGAATCCAAAAAGATGGCGCTTATAAAATAA
- a CDS encoding cation diffusion facilitator family transporter has translation MEQSQEYRKEYIDRRKISVAVSSLWAAIFITLIKIVAAYFSGSLAVLSEVFHSAIDIVACIMTIIFIKFSSKPPDRDHHYGHEKGESFSALFQVIILFATSSYIIYEAIHRLFLGKQVDLNIGLWTVGILLLTIVIDFSRSRALKKVAKETGSQALEADALHFSSDILTSSIVIISLLLGYFGISYEADSLGAILVSFVILFMGYKLARKSFNSLMDKVPEGLSDKILKETRGVKGVEEVCSYRIRSTGTHIFIDMTISVSRIIPFSRVHEITDAVEKRISDISPNTDIIIHAEPIETENETINDKIKMIVSEFGFRSHDIFSHKINDEIFTELHVEIESTNDMVIAHDMVTELEEKIKEKISIISNVRIHIDEPGDVVFDTEDITHRSGVIIQEVNNILEDVKEVNEYYDIKVVSASGKIRVSLTCKFDPAMSFDEVHDLVTLLESRIYLNLKDQFPKISNVIIHAEPGI, from the coding sequence TTGGAACAAAGCCAGGAATATAGAAAAGAATATATCGACCGCAGAAAGATCTCCGTTGCGGTATCATCTTTATGGGCGGCAATATTCATCACCCTGATAAAGATCGTTGCCGCGTATTTCAGCGGAAGCCTTGCTGTGCTCTCAGAAGTATTTCACTCGGCTATAGATATCGTTGCCTGCATAATGACGATTATTTTCATCAAGTTTTCCTCAAAACCACCGGACAGAGACCACCACTACGGTCACGAAAAAGGTGAAAGCTTCTCTGCACTGTTCCAGGTTATTATATTATTTGCTACAAGCTCATATATCATTTACGAAGCGATACATCGTCTTTTCCTGGGTAAACAGGTTGATCTTAATATCGGGCTTTGGACTGTTGGCATCCTGCTTTTAACAATAGTAATTGACTTCTCCCGCAGCCGTGCATTAAAAAAAGTCGCAAAGGAAACGGGTTCACAAGCCCTTGAGGCCGACGCCTTACACTTTTCATCCGACATCCTTACTTCGTCAATCGTAATTATATCCCTCCTTCTTGGATATTTTGGCATTAGCTATGAAGCTGACTCGTTGGGTGCTATACTCGTTTCATTTGTTATTCTGTTTATGGGTTATAAACTCGCCCGTAAATCATTCAACTCATTAATGGATAAAGTCCCTGAAGGGCTTTCGGATAAGATTTTGAAGGAAACAAGAGGAGTCAAAGGGGTCGAAGAAGTCTGCTCATATAGGATACGCAGTACCGGCACACACATATTTATTGATATGACTATATCCGTGAGCAGGATAATCCCCTTCTCGCGTGTACATGAGATCACCGATGCTGTCGAAAAAAGGATCAGTGACATTTCCCCCAATACGGATATAATCATACATGCTGAACCCATAGAAACCGAGAACGAGACAATAAACGATAAAATAAAAATGATTGTGAGCGAGTTCGGTTTTCGCTCTCATGACATTTTTTCACATAAGATAAACGACGAGATATTTACAGAGCTACATGTCGAGATCGAATCAACGAATGATATGGTAATTGCGCATGATATGGTTACTGAACTTGAAGAGAAAATAAAAGAGAAAATAAGTATTATCTCTAACGTTAGAATACATATTGATGAACCCGGTGACGTGGTTTTCGACACCGAAGATATTACGCACAGGTCCGGAGTAATAATTCAAGAAGTTAATAATATACTTGAAGATGTCAAAGAAGTTAATGAATATTACGATATAAAAGTTGTCAGTGCATCCGGTAAAATAAGGGTATCATTAACTTGTAAATTCGATCCCGCTATGAGTTTCGATGAGGTACACGACCTTGTTACTTTACTCGAAAGCAGGATATACCTGAATTTAAAAGACCAGTTCCCAAAGATATCTAATGTAATTATTCACGCAGAACCGGGCATATAA
- a CDS encoding metallophosphoesterase, translating into MYRIAHITDIHIKYDNPAPNVTKFRALLMDAISSGCDHIVLTGDIADYADERDYAIIRGVLDEFDLLNSSRLSVIPGNHDIYGGPSPELPFFMYPTRCKELDYGSMLNQFYNSFIETFENIVTSKTSFLPYIKLLNNDVAVIAINSIAEYSRDMNPLGTNGLVSGKQLKEIDELAEIAGIKNKVKIVLIHHHFNKPGENKNHPEHTLWLKTEQWKMRIHDKGSIFDFFKKHKVNMVLHGHTHITDTYARKGTFFVNSSGCSIPFTTTGIREYHIIEIGGEDKAPFRLIKREVN; encoded by the coding sequence ATGTATAGGATAGCACATATAACGGACATACATATTAAATATGATAACCCTGCGCCAAATGTGACTAAATTCCGCGCTCTGCTCATGGACGCCATTTCTTCTGGCTGTGACCATATTGTTCTTACGGGTGATATTGCTGATTATGCTGATGAGAGAGACTATGCAATAATCCGAGGAGTTCTTGATGAATTTGATTTACTGAATTCCTCCCGGCTGAGTGTTATCCCCGGCAATCATGATATATATGGTGGTCCTTCCCCCGAACTACCCTTTTTCATGTACCCTACCCGGTGCAAAGAGCTAGATTACGGCAGTATGCTAAACCAATTTTACAACTCCTTCATTGAAACGTTTGAAAATATTGTAACTAGTAAAACTTCTTTCCTGCCGTATATCAAGTTACTCAACAATGATGTAGCTGTCATCGCGATTAATTCCATTGCAGAGTACTCACGTGACATGAATCCTCTCGGAACAAACGGACTTGTTTCTGGAAAGCAGCTCAAAGAGATCGATGAACTGGCGGAAATCGCAGGCATAAAGAACAAAGTAAAGATAGTGCTAATCCATCACCATTTTAATAAACCTGGCGAGAATAAGAACCATCCTGAGCACACACTTTGGCTTAAGACCGAGCAATGGAAAATGAGGATCCATGATAAGGGAAGTATATTCGATTTCTTTAAAAAGCATAAGGTAAACATGGTGCTTCACGGACATACTCACATTACTGACACCTACGCCCGAAAAGGAACTTTCTTTGTAAATTCATCAGGCTGTTCCATACCATTCACAACAACAGGTATAAGGGAATACCACATTATTGAGATTGGAGGTGAGGACAAAGCTCCATTCCGTTTAATTAAGAGAGAAGTAAACTAG
- a CDS encoding Gfo/Idh/MocA family oxidoreductase produces the protein MSKYINAGLIGVGHLGKTHLKILKEISQENENINLIGIFDTDTANLQNISAEEKVRAFNSLDEALDSINTAIVVTPTSTHFDIAQKTLSKDINTFIEKPVTSTAEEASQLIDLTKNKNVKVQIGHIERFNPAILALDEYHLAPIFIESHRLAQFNPRGTDVSVIQDLMIHDIDIILNLVKSPVSKIDANGVSIITGKIDIANARIKFENGSVANVTASRISQYKMRKMRIFQKSAYISIDFLQNLSEVFKLTSGDDANNSGNSFGLGGIELGNGEKILYERPHIADINPLKFELMNFFDSIIQNKEPVVTLEDGKQAIEVASDIITEVENSLKELK, from the coding sequence ATGTCAAAATATATTAATGCAGGCTTGATAGGTGTAGGACACTTAGGAAAAACCCACCTGAAGATCCTTAAAGAAATATCACAAGAGAACGAAAATATTAATCTCATTGGTATTTTTGATACTGATACTGCTAACCTGCAGAATATTTCCGCTGAAGAAAAGGTAAGAGCATTCAATTCGCTCGATGAAGCCCTTGATTCGATAAACACAGCGATAGTTGTTACACCGACATCAACTCACTTCGACATTGCACAAAAAACTCTATCGAAAGACATTAATACATTCATCGAAAAGCCTGTTACATCAACAGCAGAGGAAGCTTCACAACTGATCGATCTCACTAAAAACAAAAATGTTAAAGTTCAGATCGGGCACATCGAAAGATTTAATCCCGCTATCCTTGCGCTTGATGAATACCATCTTGCTCCGATTTTCATCGAATCACACCGTCTGGCACAGTTCAATCCCCGCGGTACTGACGTGTCGGTAATCCAGGACTTGATGATACACGATATAGATATTATCCTTAACCTTGTAAAATCACCCGTATCAAAAATAGACGCGAATGGCGTTTCCATTATTACCGGCAAGATAGACATCGCAAACGCCCGCATAAAGTTCGAAAACGGATCCGTAGCCAACGTTACTGCATCCCGAATTTCACAATATAAAATGAGAAAGATGCGTATCTTTCAGAAAAGCGCGTATATTTCTATCGACTTTTTGCAGAATTTATCGGAAGTGTTTAAATTAACCTCCGGTGATGACGCAAATAATTCCGGTAACTCATTTGGGCTCGGAGGTATTGAACTTGGGAATGGTGAGAAGATACTTTACGAAAGACCCCACATTGCTGATATTAATCCGCTAAAGTTCGAGCTTATGAACTTCTTTGACTCGATTATACAAAATAAGGAACCGGTCGTTACGCTTGAAGATGGTAAACAGGCAATTGAAGTAGCTTCCGATATTATTACAGAAGTTGAGAACTCACTTAAAGAATTAAAATAA
- a CDS encoding outer membrane beta-barrel protein yields MKTTLSLSFLLILILCFNFPSLSFEKNDSTETNGSILKTKPIAFQLAIGSLLHVTNFDNLHISVKKQFTNSFGLRLGLGINLSQEDLGGNDLTFSQNDLSVNDYANYVTTVVDMIYYVRPNDIVKAFIGLGPYFSYSESSTKRTRNNSNYQNNYYDYSRSISLGANALLGIEWFATSNFSFFAEYNFAYTYSWQKYIHQYTDSGYSESYDLDGNETQFKGKELKFGITVYL; encoded by the coding sequence ATGAAAACCACACTATCGCTATCTTTTCTTTTAATTCTTATTTTATGTTTTAATTTTCCTTCTCTTTCATTCGAGAAAAATGATTCGACTGAAACAAATGGAAGCATCTTAAAAACAAAACCAATCGCGTTTCAATTAGCGATCGGTTCGTTACTGCATGTTACAAATTTTGACAACCTGCACATCTCCGTAAAAAAACAGTTTACAAATAGCTTTGGACTGCGCCTTGGATTAGGCATTAACTTATCACAGGAAGACCTTGGAGGAAATGACCTTACATTCAGTCAAAACGATTTATCGGTAAATGATTATGCTAATTATGTTACTACCGTAGTGGATATGATTTATTATGTTAGACCTAACGATATCGTAAAGGCATTTATTGGTTTAGGACCATATTTTAGTTACTCGGAATCATCGACAAAAAGGACAAGGAACAATTCTAACTATCAAAATAATTACTACGATTATAGTAGAAGTATATCACTGGGAGCTAATGCCCTGCTTGGTATCGAATGGTTTGCGACTTCCAATTTCAGTTTTTTCGCGGAATATAATTTCGCTTATACTTATTCATGGCAAAAATATATCCATCAATATACTGATTCTGGCTACAGTGAAAGTTATGACCTCGATGGAAACGAAACCCAATTCAAGGGTAAGGAATTAAAATTTGGTATTACCGTATACCTGTAA